The following proteins come from a genomic window of Streptomyces liliiviolaceus:
- a CDS encoding type IIL restriction-modification enzyme MmeI, protein MATGDRLVANKGQSFQGSNVLGKGFIVTPEQAHALIQRDPRNKDVLFPYLNGEDLNSRPDCSASRWVINFHDWSEERARGYPEVFAIVERDVKPERLKNTNRQRREIWWRFTRPAMDLYRAISNLDRVLVVALVSRTVMPARVPSRQVLSHKLGVFATAEDSDLALLSSSFHSIWAWRNSSTMKADLNYSPSDVYETFPRPATTAEVRSNGGILDRLRFDVMIARSVGLTKLYNMVHDPAVKDSDIESLRENHRKIDQSVLESYNWQDVDLAHDFYPNRQGMRFTVAPSAQIEILDRLLELNHGQHDNNSPKNSPHAMDRHAIAAGSAVHGQERLTPVRDGDTLF, encoded by the coding sequence TTGGCAACCGGCGATCGTCTGGTAGCGAACAAGGGCCAGTCGTTCCAGGGGTCCAACGTGCTGGGGAAGGGCTTCATCGTCACCCCTGAACAGGCCCACGCCCTCATCCAGCGCGACCCTCGCAACAAGGACGTCCTCTTCCCCTACCTCAACGGCGAGGACCTCAACTCCCGCCCAGACTGCTCAGCCAGCCGCTGGGTGATCAACTTCCACGACTGGAGCGAGGAACGGGCCCGGGGATACCCCGAAGTATTCGCCATCGTCGAGAGAGACGTGAAACCCGAACGACTCAAGAACACCAACCGTCAACGTCGCGAGATCTGGTGGCGGTTCACCCGTCCTGCAATGGATCTTTACCGTGCCATCTCCAACTTGGACCGTGTTCTGGTGGTAGCGCTTGTCAGTCGAACGGTCATGCCAGCTCGTGTACCCAGCCGCCAAGTCCTCTCTCATAAATTGGGAGTCTTCGCTACGGCCGAAGATAGCGACCTCGCCCTACTTTCGAGTTCATTCCACTCAATTTGGGCATGGCGCAATTCATCAACGATGAAGGCGGATCTCAATTACTCTCCGTCCGATGTTTACGAGACATTCCCTCGGCCTGCCACCACTGCCGAAGTCCGAAGCAATGGGGGAATTCTCGACAGGCTGAGATTTGATGTGATGATTGCCAGAAGCGTAGGACTCACAAAGCTATACAACATGGTCCATGACCCTGCAGTGAAGGATAGCGACATCGAGTCTCTGCGCGAGAATCACCGGAAGATCGACCAGTCTGTACTCGAGTCCTACAATTGGCAAGATGTCGACCTCGCTCACGATTTCTATCCAAATCGACAGGGTATGCGATTCACGGTCGCACCATCGGCTCAGATTGAAATCCTAGACAGGCTTCTTGAGCTTAACCATGGTCAGCATGATAATAACTCACCAAAAAATTCCCCCCATGCAATGGATCGGCATGCCATTGCGGCCGGATCGGCAGTTCATGGTCAGGAACGTCTAACTCCGGTACGCGACGGGGATACTCTGTTCTGA